Genomic window (Candidatus Bathyarchaeia archaeon):
GGACGCCGTTTTTGAAAGCACAACCTACAAGCCAGCCATAATAGTTGCAAACAAAATTGACGTGGAAGGCGCTGAGGCAAACCTAAAACTCTTGGAGGAATATGTCGGCGGACAGCTTCCGATAATTGCCGTTTCATGTAAAACTGGTCAAGGCTTAGAGGAAATTGGAGCTTCCCTCTTCCAAGCTCTAGACTTGATTCGTGTTTACACAAAGGAACCTAGCGAAAGAAATCCCTCACCCAAGCCCTTCGTCTTAAGAAGAGGATCAACCGTTCACGATCTAGCAAGAAACATTCACAGCGACTTCAGCGAGAACTTCGCCTATGCAAAGGTTTGGTCTAAACGGTTGATTTTCAGTCCCCAAAAGGTTGGAGCAACCTTTGTCCTGGAAGACGGCGACGTTGTTGAAATCCATACAAAATAGAAGGTGTAAGGGGACTATCTTGAAGCCATGGCAATCCTTTCAAGTTCATGGCGCTTGGAAACAGCGTAGCTTTTCATGTCGTTGTTAGCCGCTAGAATCAACTCTTCAGCAAGACACTCTTCAATGGAGCGGGGGCTATGCATGGCTGCTTGTCTGGCGCCCTCGCATATATGCCTCAGAGCAAGGTCCACTCTTCGCTGGGGAGAAATGTCCACGGAAATATGATAAACTATTCCACCATAAGCTATCCGTGTGGTGTCCTCGCAGGGCGCGGAGTTTTCAACGGCTCTGACAAGAACCTCTATGGGGTTTCTTCCAGTGCGCAGATGAATGATTTCAAATGCATGCTTAACTATGTTTATGGCTTTAGCCTTTTTACCCGCATTTTTGCCGGGGCGCATAAGGTTGTTTATGAGCCTTTCAACAATGTTTACTTCTGCTTTTCCGAAACGTTTGTGTTCATGGCGTCCCATGCTATGGGGGATCACAACGGGTTTGAGGCATATGTACCTCTTTAACCCCGGATCTTTGACTTCAACCTCCTTGAAGCTCCACTTTCCGAAAAGTTTGATCTCTTTTTCAGTTTCCTCTTTCTTTTGTTCTTTGCTCAAGGCTTTCACCGCATTGGCTTCTGTTTCCTACCAAGCACAAGTTCTTTGAGGGAAACACCATTAACCATTATAACCTTCCATCTTACGCCCGGAATGTCGCCCATGCTTCTTCCACGGGAGCCGCCGATGCCTTCCACAATAACTTCGTCGTGTTCATCAACAACGTTTAGGGCGCCGTCTCCGGGCAGAAAAGCCGTAATAACCTTACCATTCTTGATAAGCTGGACTCGAACGCATTTTCGGATAGCGCTGTTGGGCTGCTTACTCTCAACGCCAACCTTTTCGAGAACTATGCCCCTAGCCATGGGCGCGCCTTCAAGGGGATCCGCTTTAACGTCCAAACCCAGCATGCGTCGTTTATAGTACATGCTACTCCAACGGAACTTCTTCCGCTTCGCTATCAACTTTCTAGCTGCGAATTCGCCTCTCGGAGACTTTGAACCCATAGCCCTAGTTATCCTCTCGCTACGGTTAATCACACATCTAATATTTAAACTGAACGAAGCCTAAACCCCAAAACTAGAGGGGATAGTCCCTATTGGCTTGAAAAGCTCCAAAAATGTTAAATTCTCTTTGTCTGCCTCACAATTAAACTTTACATGCTGTAATTAGAAGCGAAGCTGTTAGAAGCGCCGACAAAACCGTGGTCGACGAGAACTCTGAAACCAAGGCATACTCCAGCGACTCAACAGTTGAGGAATAAGTCGCCACCACGGCATTCTGTTGGTATTCCAATAAAGCGTTGTCAAAACACCTTTTATTGCAAGCGCCAATAAACGCGAGGAACCCACATGTTAGACGGAGGAACAGATTTAAGCCAAAGCCTTAAACTGGGTATAATGAGCGTTTTCAAATGACTGCCTGGAGACTATTGAAATTTGAAACCCACAACGCCTACATGAATATGGCTATAGACGAAGCCATCCTAAACGCAAGAATAAAAGGAATTGTGCCCAACACTTTGCGCTTTTACCGTTGGAACCCTTCGGCGGTTTCTATTGGAAAATTTCAAAATGTAGGAAACGAGGTTTACTTGGAAAACTGCCTCAAACATGGCGTGGACGTTGTCCGCCGCATAACCGGCGGGGGCACGGTTTATCACGATGCTGAAGGCGAAATCACATACAGCGTAGTCGCAGATAAGACAAGCTTAAACACTAAGGACATAACTGAAGTTTACGCAAGAATCTACGCCGGCATAGTCCAAGCCCTCAAAATTTTAGGGTTAAAAGCAGACTTCAACGAAGGCAACCCAAAAGTGTGTCCAAACCTAACGGTAAATGGCAAAAAAATCTCGGGAAGCGCCCAGTGCCACAAATCCGGCGTAGTTCTGCAGCATGGCACACTGCTGGTGGATGTTAACTTGGAGAAAATGTTCACCTTTCTGAAGGTTCCATGGGCAAAAACATGCATGGAAATCGTAGGCATAGCCAAAAACAAAATAACCTCTATAAGAGCGGAACTCGGCAAAGAAATTCCTTTAGAAACGGTGCACGAAGCCCTCATTAAAGGTTTTCATGAAACTCTGGGAACACCTCTTAAACCAGAAGAATTAACACCCTATGAAAGGGAGCTAGCTGAAAAACTTTACAAGGAAAAATATGCCACCGCCAACTGGAACATGCATGGAAAAGAAAAAGAAGGCTAACGTTTCACTCTTCGCCATCTCACGCCCTGGGGTGTATCCTCAACAATTATGCCCATAGCGCGAAGTTGCTCTCTAATCTTGTCAGCGGTTGCCCAGTCTTTGACTTTTCTGGCTTCCTCCCTTCTCCGAATGAGCTCTTCAACTTCTGGCGGCAGCCTCTCCTCTTGCTGCACGTTTCTCGCCAAATCCAACGCAAAAATTTTGTCGAACTCCATGAGCAAGTCATACTTTTCACGGTTAGTCAAAGCCTTCTCTTCCCTAACCAAAGCCCACGTAAGAGCCAACGCCTTTGGCATGTTTAAATCGTCATTCACCGCTTCAAGAAACCTTTCATAGTACTCCTCAAACTTTGGGCTTCTTTCAGCTTTTTCCTCCAAATTTTCAGCAAAACTTCTAACATGTTCCCTCAACGTGAACAAGGCGTTCTGAGCTGACTGTAGGCTTTCCCAAGTGAAAACAAGCTCGGATCGGTAATGGGCAGTTAGACACAAATACCTGAAGGCTAAAGGGTCAAAGCCCCTGTCCACTAGAGTCTGAACTGTGATTATATGCCCGGCAGACTTCGCCATCTTCATCGATTTGCCAAACACTAGGAAGGCTCCATGAAGCCAATAGTTCGCCAAAGGCTTGCCAGTTAAGGCTTCAGCCTGTGCAATTTCGTTTGTGTGATGGATTGGTATGTGGTCTATGCCTCCACAATGGATGTCGAAGTGTTCACCCAAATATTTCATTGCCATAACAGTGCATTCTATGTGCCATCCCGGGAAGCCTACACCCCATGGGGAATCCCACTCCATTTGCCGTTTCCTGTCCTTGGGAGAAAAACGCCACAAGCAGAAGTCGGTTAGGTTTCTCTTGTTGGGATTAAATTCAACCCTTGCCCCAGCCTTCAGGCTTTCGTTTAATCTTTCGAAGTCCATCCCCGTGAGCTTCCCATAATCCTTCAATCTCGAAGTGTCAAAGTAGACGCCATCATCAATAATGTACGTGTATCCTTTCTTCTCAAGCCTGCGGATATAATCAATCATGTCTGCTATGTGATCCGTTGCCTTACAAACCACAGTAGGCTTGAGAATGTTAAGCCTCTCCGCATCCTCAAAAAACTTACGGGTGTAGAAGTCGGCTATCTCCCAAACGGTTTTACGCTCCCTCTGAGCACCAACCTCCATTTTATCCTCACCAGTGTCAGCATCCGAGGTCAAGTGTCCAACATCCGTAATGTTCATCACATGCACAACCTCAAAACCATTGAACTCCAAAACCCTCCGCAGCACATCCTCAAAAATGTAGGTTCTAAAATTGCCAATGTGAGCGTACCAGTAAACTGTTGGTCCACAACAGTACATCCTAACTTTTCCTGGTTCTATGGGGATGAACTTCTCCTTTCTCCGCGTTAAAGTGTTGTATAGGTAGATTTCCCCTATAGGGTTTCCCATTCCCACGTCTCCGCGCAAAAATAACCGCAAGAAAACTTAAAGCCTTTACTTAATCAATCATACTTCCTAAATTTCAACATCTTCCTAAAACTTCTAAGATCTTGCGCAACAAGCTTTAAAAAACGAAGCTCCTCCATGGCCCTCTCAAACCTGGCAAACTCCTCATAAAGCCTCTCTAACCCTCTTCCAAAATCTTCCATAAAACACACCACAAGATTGGGGGTTCTCATCGCTTTTCAGCCGACCAAGCGGCCATTTCCGTCATCGAGGAGAAAGGAGAAGGCTTCGAAAACGGAAAACCCGAAAACTGGCCGCCTATGGTCAGCCTTCAACCTCAACCCCCCATGCGTCGTAAGACTTAATATTTAATGAAGTATAAAAGGATTACTGAATAACACGAATACACACGCTAAGCTAGCCCACAGCTAAAACGCCTTCAAGAATTCTATCTTCAGGAACATTCAATTGCTTGGAAAGCCAACTCTTCAAAAGGGCTGTAGGTTTCGGAAGCTCCCCGCTATAGGTTATAATTTGATTATTCTTTAAAGCGTCCACCTGAAAAGCTTTCTCAGCCTCCTTATAAAGGAACGAAAGCGTCTGAGCTTGACAGGCTAATGTTTGAAAGTCCTCCCAATGCTTACATCGCAAAATAACAGGGGGCCCCCTTGCCTCAGCAACAACGTGGGCTTTCTGCGCTGGTGGCGTAGGTGCAGATCCTTTCGGTACCTCCACAGAGGTCTGCGAAGTTGACAGATAAGAGATTAAATTGGATATCTCATTTTGAAGGTTTGTAAGTCTGTCTTCAACGCTTTCTATTTTGCCGCTTAACTCACCAGCCTCTCCAAGTCTCTCGGTAATTTTTCCCAACTCGCTTATTAAACGGTCTAAATCCTTCTCATGCTCCCTCAAAACATTAATAATGAAATCTAGAGCTTCCAACGCATCATCCTTGGATGGAGGTTTCTTCGACATTATGTTTTTCCCCTATCCTTCTTCATCCTATCCAGTGTTGGTCTTTATAAATAAAGGTAGCGAATCCTCAAAATGTATCTATGTAAATAGCCAAACATACGTATTACCAATAAAAACTCACATGCCGAAAGCATTTACCTTTCAGACACTTTGCTCAGCACTTTACTCAGCTTTGGATAGAATGTCTTTAGCGAATTGGTAAATTTTATATAGCTGGTCGGATAATCCATCCAAAAGTGATAAACATGCCGAAGGCATCAACAGTTGCACTTGTAATTTTGGCCATTTCCCTCGAGGTATTAGGGTTAGCTCTTACAAACAGGGTCTTTGCATTGTTTCCGGTAACTTTAACCGACGATATAGGGAGAACGGTAACCATCGAAAGTCCTCCTCAGAGGATAGTGTGCATAAGCCCTTCTACAACGGAGATAGCCTATGCTCTTGGATTGGGCGACAAAATCGTTGGAGTGGACGCGTATTCCGATTATCCACATGAGGCTGTTTCTAAACAGCGGATAAGCAGTGCCTATAAACCCGATCCAGAGGAGGTTGCCGCTCTAAATCCGGATCTAGTAATCATGCATTCATTTGTCGGTCCGGGAGACCCATGCGTAGACGCTATCGCAGCTTTGGGTGTCAAAGTTATCGCTACGAGACCTAAAAGTCTGAGTGGCATAATAAACGATATCCTCCTTATAGGGAAGGCCACGGGAAAAATTGAAGAGGCTGAGGCGCTGGCTTCGAGGCTCAATAACACAATAAACCAGATTAGGAACAGAACAGGCAATCTAACGGATAAGCCAAGAGTCTACATGGAGTTTTGGTATCCTCCACCATGGACTTTTGGTCCTAACACCTGGGGTGATGAAATAATAACGGTTGCCGGAGGCATCAATATTTTCGGTGATGCCCCAACGGATTATGTCAAGACAACTGATGAAGAGGTTATAGAAAGAAATCCTGAGGTTATAATAAGCCTCTATGGTGCGCAACACATACATTTTGCAACATTAGAGGACATGAGACAGCGGCCGGGTTGGGACAGTATAAAAGCGGTACAGAAAGGCAAGGTGTATTTGCTGGACGAGAACTTAATTACGAGGCCGGGACCTAGGATAGTTTTAGGTCTTGAGGCTGTGGCCAGATTCCTGCATCCAGAGTTATTCGGCGAATCAAACACGCTTGTCTTAAACACCACCATCTTAAGAAGATCCACACAAACGCTGAGCATCACGGAACTTGTTAAGGCAGATATAACCGTTTTCAAAGCATCCGGCAACGGAACCTTAATAGCAACAGCCACCTCCGAGGGCCCCTCTCCTCCAAGTGGACTTAAACTTGTTGGAGGCTACCTCAAAATTGAATGTAGCACGCCTGAGGGGTTAACATTTGTTCTAAGGATTCATTACAGTGAAAGCGAGGTGGCTAATTTGGGAGTCGATGAGAAAACTTTGAGGATTTACTATTGGAGCGATGACCATGAGAAGTGGCTTCCCTTGGATTGTTGGATGAATAGCCAAGCGAATTGTGTCGAAGCACTTGTCACCCATACGTCAACTTTTGCTCTTATGGGTGAAAGCCCACCGCCGGTGTGGCAGACTCCCATTGAATTATGGCTCGTAATCGCCACCGTAACGGTTATAGCATTGATCACCATGAGCTTGACCTATTTGGTATGCAAAAGGCGGCTAAGGAAATGATGAAGCTGAAACTGTTTAGAGATGCTAAACCCACGAAAGCATTGGGAATCTTGACGGCTCTAACCATTCTTGCCGGATTATTTGCATTTAGAAATGCTCCCGTAAATGCCGGTTTCCCAGTAACAGTGATTGATGATTTAGGAAGGACCGTCACCATCCCGAATGCCCCTACAAGGATAGTTTGCGTATCGCCAGGTGTTACCGAAATTGTCTATGCTCTAGGTTTGGGCGATAAAGTCGTCGGTGTCGATATATACTCAGACTATCCGCCTGAAGTCATTTCCAAACGAAGGATAAGAGACATTTACACTCCAGATCCTGACGAAATCGCCGCCTTGAATCCTGACGTAGTGATTATATATTCGTTCTTCGGTCCGGGTGATCCGAACGTGGAGAACCTTGAGAGGCTGGGAGTTCCGCTTATAGTGACATGCCCAACATCATTTGACGACGTTTTTAGGGACATATTGTTGATTGGCAACGCCACAGGCAGACGCGTCGAAGCAGGGGCGTTGACCAACACCTTGAAGGAGAGAGTAAAACGTATAAGGGATTTAACTTGCAATGTAACCAGGAAGCCGAAAGTTTATTTTGAAATTTGGTATCCGCCAATCTACACTGTTGGGCCGGGTTCTTGGCCCCATCACCTCATTGAAATTGCTGGAGGAATAAACATCTTTGGCAATGCTTCAACAAGCTGGGTTAACCCTGTTGAAGAAGAGGTTATCGTAGCGAAACCCGACATCATAATAACTATTCGGGGGATGCCTGGCTACCATGAAACCCTAGAGACCATAAAGATGAGGGGAGCTGGTTGGGAGGAGATCCCGGCAATAAAAAACGGTAAGGTTTACTCCCTTGACGAGTCGTTAGTTGGAAGGCCTGGACCGAGGCTGGTTGATGGTTTGGAGATTATGGCGGGTATTTTACACCCTGAACTGTTTAATGTTGCGGCTACGTGGACTCTTGATCTGAATACTGCGGAGTTGCGATTTTCAACTCAAAAACTGACATTGCAGGCTTTGGTTAGGGCGGACATTGAGGTGTTAAAGGCTGCGAATAATGGAAGCTTGGTTGTTTCCGCGTTACTTAGTGGTCCAGAGGTGCCCAAAACCCTTAAGCTTGTGGGGAAGTATCTGAAGATCGAGTGTGGTGTGCCTTCGGGACTCGTGTTTACCCTAAAGGTGTACTATAGCAAAAGCGAGTTGAACAATCTTGGAGTCAGTGAGGAATCATTGAAGATATATTACTGGAGCGAGGAGAGGGCTGAATGGCTTCCCCTTGAAAGTATTGTAAACCGGGATGAAGGTTACGTCAAAGCCGTTGTTGACCATCTAACTTACTTCGCTCTAATGGGTGAGGCTCAACCAAACGTTTTGGAAACACCCATTCCCTTGTGGGTTGTTTTGATTGTTGTGGGAGTTTTATCGCTTATATGTGTTGTCATCTACATAGCTGCAAGGAAACATTAACGGACTAGGTGTCTAAGTAGTCATGGAAAGTTCACGTGTGGAGATAGCCTATCTAAAAAGGTTTGCCAAGTGGTCGCTTATTCTGGCTGTTTTATCCGTGATTCTGCTCTTTTCTATGGGAGTCGCAACGGCAATAGGACCCATGTCCATACCCTTTGATAAAGCTCTGAAGATAATTCTACATCAAATCCCACTAATTGACAATTTTGTGCCCGTTGACTGGGGAAGTCTAGAGGAATCCGTTATAGTACAGTTAAGGCTTCCAAGAGTTCTTTCCGCCGTGGTTGTTGGCGTTGCACTGTCAATAGCTGGTGTTGCCTTCCAGTGCCTTTTCAGAAACCCCATGGCGGATCCATATGTGCTCGGCGTGGCTTCGGGAGCCGGTTTTGGAGCAGCCTTAGCCATGATTTTGAGGCTTGGCTTCAGCGTATTTGGAGCGGTGTATGCTATCCCACTGATGGCTTCTATAGGCGCGATATCCACAGTTTTCTTGGTGTACGGCATCGCCAGAACAGGTACAGAGCTACCTGTCCTGAGACTTTTGCTTGCAGGCATAGCTGTCAGCAGTTTCTTTTCAGCCTTGATTTCGGTGATGATGGCTCTCGCAGGGGAGGACCTCCATGTGGTTTATATGTGGCTTCTTGGAGGTTTTTCGCTGAGCAGATGGGAGTACTTGTATGTGGCTGTTCCAA
Coding sequences:
- a CDS encoding 30S ribosomal protein S12; this encodes MGSKSPRGEFAARKLIAKRKKFRWSSMYYKRRMLGLDVKADPLEGAPMARGIVLEKVGVESKQPNSAIRKCVRVQLIKNGKVITAFLPGDGALNVVDEHDEVIVEGIGGSRGRSMGDIPGVRWKVIMVNGVSLKELVLGRKQKPMR
- a CDS encoding cobalamin-binding protein → MMKLKLFRDAKPTKALGILTALTILAGLFAFRNAPVNAGFPVTVIDDLGRTVTIPNAPTRIVCVSPGVTEIVYALGLGDKVVGVDIYSDYPPEVISKRRIRDIYTPDPDEIAALNPDVVIIYSFFGPGDPNVENLERLGVPLIVTCPTSFDDVFRDILLIGNATGRRVEAGALTNTLKERVKRIRDLTCNVTRKPKVYFEIWYPPIYTVGPGSWPHHLIEIAGGINIFGNASTSWVNPVEEEVIVAKPDIIITIRGMPGYHETLETIKMRGAGWEEIPAIKNGKVYSLDESLVGRPGPRLVDGLEIMAGILHPELFNVAATWTLDLNTAELRFSTQKLTLQALVRADIEVLKAANNGSLVVSALLSGPEVPKTLKLVGKYLKIECGVPSGLVFTLKVYYSKSELNNLGVSEESLKIYYWSEERAEWLPLESIVNRDEGYVKAVVDHLTYFALMGEAQPNVLETPIPLWVVLIVVGVLSLICVVIYIAARKH
- a CDS encoding biotin/lipoate A/B protein ligase family protein; translated protein: MTAWRLLKFETHNAYMNMAIDEAILNARIKGIVPNTLRFYRWNPSAVSIGKFQNVGNEVYLENCLKHGVDVVRRITGGGTVYHDAEGEITYSVVADKTSLNTKDITEVYARIYAGIVQALKILGLKADFNEGNPKVCPNLTVNGKKISGSAQCHKSGVVLQHGTLLVDVNLEKMFTFLKVPWAKTCMEIVGIAKNKITSIRAELGKEIPLETVHEALIKGFHETLGTPLKPEELTPYERELAEKLYKEKYATANWNMHGKEKEG
- a CDS encoding iron chelate uptake ABC transporter family permease subunit; the encoded protein is MESSRVEIAYLKRFAKWSLILAVLSVILLFSMGVATAIGPMSIPFDKALKIILHQIPLIDNFVPVDWGSLEESVIVQLRLPRVLSAVVVGVALSIAGVAFQCLFRNPMADPYVLGVASGAGFGAALAMILRLGFSVFGAVYAIPLMASIGAISTVFLVYGIARTGTELPVLRLLLAGIAVSSFFSALISVMMALAGEDLHVVYMWLLGGFSLSRWEYLYVAVPTVIMGFIILYAFARDFNIILLGEEQAKQLGVEVEKVKKSVLIIASIITAVAVSISGIIGFIGLIVPHIMRILVGPDHRILLPSSALAGASILVLCDTVARSIIRPIALPTGIITTMLGCPFFIYLLKRSGKIRI
- a CDS encoding 30S ribosomal protein S7, with protein sequence MSKEQKKEETEKEIKLFGKWSFKEVEVKDPGLKRYICLKPVVIPHSMGRHEHKRFGKAEVNIVERLINNLMRPGKNAGKKAKAINIVKHAFEIIHLRTGRNPIEVLVRAVENSAPCEDTTRIAYGGIVYHISVDISPQRRVDLALRHICEGARQAAMHSPRSIEECLAEELILAANNDMKSYAVSKRHELERIAMASR
- the cysS gene encoding cysteine--tRNA ligase, whose translation is MGNPIGEIYLYNTLTRRKEKFIPIEPGKVRMYCCGPTVYWYAHIGNFRTYIFEDVLRRVLEFNGFEVVHVMNITDVGHLTSDADTGEDKMEVGAQRERKTVWEIADFYTRKFFEDAERLNILKPTVVCKATDHIADMIDYIRRLEKKGYTYIIDDGVYFDTSRLKDYGKLTGMDFERLNESLKAGARVEFNPNKRNLTDFCLWRFSPKDRKRQMEWDSPWGVGFPGWHIECTVMAMKYLGEHFDIHCGGIDHIPIHHTNEIAQAEALTGKPLANYWLHGAFLVFGKSMKMAKSAGHIITVQTLVDRGFDPLAFRYLCLTAHYRSELVFTWESLQSAQNALFTLREHVRSFAENLEEKAERSPKFEEYYERFLEAVNDDLNMPKALALTWALVREEKALTNREKYDLLMEFDKIFALDLARNVQQEERLPPEVEELIRRREEARKVKDWATADKIREQLRAMGIIVEDTPQGVRWRRVKR
- a CDS encoding cobalamin-binding protein, which codes for MPKASTVALVILAISLEVLGLALTNRVFALFPVTLTDDIGRTVTIESPPQRIVCISPSTTEIAYALGLGDKIVGVDAYSDYPHEAVSKQRISSAYKPDPEEVAALNPDLVIMHSFVGPGDPCVDAIAALGVKVIATRPKSLSGIINDILLIGKATGKIEEAEALASRLNNTINQIRNRTGNLTDKPRVYMEFWYPPPWTFGPNTWGDEIITVAGGINIFGDAPTDYVKTTDEEVIERNPEVIISLYGAQHIHFATLEDMRQRPGWDSIKAVQKGKVYLLDENLITRPGPRIVLGLEAVARFLHPELFGESNTLVLNTTILRRSTQTLSITELVKADITVFKASGNGTLIATATSEGPSPPSGLKLVGGYLKIECSTPEGLTFVLRIHYSESEVANLGVDEKTLRIYYWSDDHEKWLPLDCWMNSQANCVEALVTHTSTFALMGESPPPVWQTPIELWLVIATVTVIALITMSLTYLVCKRRLRK